AACGCCGGTCTGCACCATATGGACGCCCCAGAGCAGCAACGCGACATAGCCAGCGAAGTCGAGCAGGGTGAGGAGTCCGGACATGGGTCTTGCGCCTGTTGCGAAACGATCGAAAAGAGGGGGCTGCCGGCCGCCTTTTGCGGCAGTCCCCAATGATCGCACGGTTCCGTCCCCCGGAACGCACAATCGTTGAAAACGTTCTCATTCGTTCCGCCGCCGCGTTGCCTGCGCATGGATGGCTCGGGCGATGCTGCGCGGGCTATCATAACGAGCGGCCGGCACGCGGGGTGCCCGGAAATGCGCAACGTTCGTGGAGCCATCGTGGCGGTTTCAGTTTTCGATTTATTCAAGATCGGCATCGGTCCTTCCAGCTCCCACACCGTTGGTCCCATGCGCGCCGCCTTGCTGTTCGCCCAGGGCTTGCAGCGGGACGGGCTGTTGCCCAGGGTCGCCAGCGTGCGCGCCGAGCTATACGGTTCGCTCGGCGCCACCGGCAAGGGTCACGGCACCGACAAGGGCGTCATGCTCGGGCTGATGGGCGAGGCGCCCGATACGGTCGACCCCTCCGCGATCGCCGGCATGCTGCAAGCGGTGCGCGCAAGCCGCGTCCTGCCGCTGCTCGGCCAGCACCGCGTGCCCTTCATCGAAAAGGAACATCTGCTGTTCTACCGGCGCGAGGCGATGGCCGAGCATCCCAATGGCATGAAGTTCCACGCGTTCGACGCCGACGGCGCGTCGCTGCGCGAATCGCGCTATCTGTCAGTGGGCGGCGGGTTCGTCGTCACGGCGGGCGCGTCGAACACACAGGTGATCGCGGCGCACGACCAGTTGCCTTTCCCTTTCCGCACCGGCCGCGAGCTGCTCGAAATGGCCGCCGACTCCGGCTTGAGCGTGGCGGGGCTGATGATGCGCAACGAGCAGGTCTGGCGCACCGAAGACGAAGTCCGGGCCGGTCTGGACCGCATCTGGGAAGTCATGCAGCAGTGCGTCGCGCGCGGTTGCGGCCAGGACAATCCGGACGCCGACGGCGAACTGCCGGGTCCGTTGCGCGTGCGGCGCCGGGCGCCGGAGCTTTACCGCAGCCTGACGCAGCGCGCGGAACGCACCTTGTCCGATCCCCTGTCGGTCATGGACTGGGTCAATCTCTACGCGATCGCGGTGAACGAGGAAAACGCCGCTGGCGGCCGTGTGGTTACCGCTCCCACCAACGGCGCGGCGGGCATCATCCCCGCCGTGCTGCACTACTACGATCGCTTCGTGCCCGGCGCCAGCCGGGCCGGAATCCACGACTTCCTGCTCACCGCGGCCGCCATTGGTCTGCTGTACAAGTTCAATGCCTCGATCTCCGGCGCGGAGGTCGGCTGTCAGGGCGAAGTCGGCGTCGCCTGCTCGATGGCGGCCGGCGGCCTTGCCGCCGTGCTGGGCGGCACGGTGTCGCAAGTCGAGAATGCCGCGGAAATCGGCATGGAGCACAACCTGGGACTCACCTGCGACCCGGTCGGCGGTCTGGTGCAGATACCCTGTATCGAGCGCAACGCGATGGCGTCGATCAAGGCTGTCAACGCCGCCCGCATGGCCCTGCGCGGGGACGGACACCACTACGTGTCGCTGGACTCCGTCATCAAGACGATGCGGGAAACCGGCGCCGACATGAAAACCAAATACAAGGAAACCGCCCGCGGCGGCCTGGCCGTCAACATCGTCGAGTGCTGACGCCCAAAGAACGAGAACGCCAGCCGCCAGAAAGATGGTGCCGCCAGCCCCAGGACGCCGCGGATCCGGCTCCGCCGGTCCGCCAGCGTCGCCCCCTCGAGGGGGAAGCGCGACAGCGCTTCGGGGGTGGACTTCCCCCTCCGGTCCGCCAGCGCCGCTCCCAATAAACCACGGTGCCCCACGATCGGGGACGCCGCGGATCCGGCTCCGCCGGTCCGCCAGCGTCGCCCCCTTGAGGGGGAAGCGCGATAGCGCTTCGGGGGTGGACCTCTACCCCCGCTGCAACGCGGCGATGCGGGACTGGATCGGCGGGTGCGAGGCGAACAGCGCGCTGATGGCGCCGCCGCCGGCGATGCCGGACGCCTCGAAGGACTTCGGCAGCGGACCCGATTCCAGCCCGCCCAGGCGCGCCAGCGCGCGGATCATGGGATCGCGCGAACCCAGCAGGTGCGCCGACCCGGCGTCGGCGCGGTATTCCCGCTGGCGGGAGAACCAGGCAACGATGATGGACGCGACGATCCCGAACAGGATTTCGCAGACGATCACAGTGATGTAGTAGCCAGGCCCGATGCCGCGTTCGCTGCGGAACACGGCCTTGTCGATGAAATAGCCCACGACGCGCGCCAGGAAAACGACGAAGGTGTTGACCACGCCCTGGATCAGCGTCAGCGTGACCATGTCGCCGTTGGCGATGTGCGCAACTTCATGGCCCAGGACGGCCGTCACTTCTTCTTCCGTCATGCTTTCCAGCAAGCCCGTGCTGACGGCCACCAGCGCATCGTTCTTGAATGCGCCTGTGGCGAATGCGTTGGGGGGGCCTTCGTAAATCGCCACTTCCGGCCGGCCAATGCCGGCGCGGTCGGCAAGCTGGTGCACCGTGTCGAGCAGCCAGGCCTCCTGCTGGGTGCGCGGCGCATTGGGGGCGATCACCTGCGCCCCCGTGCTCCACTTGGCCATGGACTTGCTCATGAGCAGCGAAATGATGGCGCCGGTAAAGCCGACGACCACGGAAAAGACCAGCAACTGGCTGACGTTCAGCCCGTTCATGGTCAGATAACGGTCGATCCCCAGAATGCGCAGCGTGGCCGACAGCACGAGCATGACGGCCAGGTTGGTGAGCACGAACAAAACAATGCGTTTCATGGTTTTTATGGTCCCTTTGCGAGCGATGTAGCTTTGACGACCCGTCTTGGTCCAGGTTCCGCAGCGTATTGAAAAGTTCGCTGCGGCATTGGGCATCCTGCGATGCCGACACGCGGAGGGGCCGAAGCCAGCGGCAGAGTATAGTATCGCTTCCTTGCAACCCTACCTACGCGCGTTCCCGTCCCATGCAGGCTCTCTGGATGTTGTTGGCGTCCCTCATGTTCGCCATCATGGGGTCCTGCGTGAAGCTGGCAACGGAACACAACGCGTCGCTATCCCAGGTTGTCCTGTTCCGCGGGCTGCCGTCGGTCGTACTCCTGCTGGTTTGGGCACGCGCCGCACGCCAGTCCATCGTTCCCAGCAGCTGGAAGCTCCACGTCTGGCGCAACGTCGCCGGCGTCAGCTCGATGTGGCTGGGATTTTTCGCCCTGTCTCATCTGCCGCTGGCTACGGCCACCAGCCTCACCTATACGTCGCCGCTCTTCATTGCGGCCTGGATGCTGGGGTGGGGCGGGGCCCAGCGCGACATGGTCCGGATCATATCGGTGGGCCTGGGTTTCCTGGGCGTGATCGCCGTCCTTCGTCCCAGCATCGGGGACGACCAGTGGCTGGCCGCCTTGCTCGGGTTGGGCGCCGGGGGCGCCGCCGCGGTCGCCATGATGCAGATCCGCGAACTCGGCCGTATCGGCGAACCCGAATGGCGGACGGTTCTTTTCTTTTCCTGCGCCGTTTCCCTGAGCAGCGCCGTGGGTCTGTTCGCGGAAGGGTGGGGCGGCGCGGACGCCACCGGCTATGTTGCCCTTACCGGGATCGGCGTGGCCGGCCTGTTCGGCCAGCTGGCCATGACTCGCGCCTTCGGCCTGGGCTCTGCGCTGTTGACGGCCGCCTTGCAGTACACCACCATCATTTTCGCGGCCGTCCTCGGGATGGCCTTCTGGCATGATCATCTGGACGAAATCGCCTGGGTGGGCATGGGCTTGATCATCGCCGCGGGCTTGCTTTCCATCTGGCGCACCATGCGGGAAACGCGAGCCGGGTCGGCGGCGAAAAAGGAGAAGCAGGCATGACAGGAGAAACGGCGATGCGTCCCGCTCCACTGATATCCGCATCCGAGCTGGCCGCCCGGTTGAACGACGCGGACGTGCGCGTCTTCGACGTACGGCACGACCTGGGCGATTTCGCCGCGGGGCGGCGCCAGTACGAGGAATCGCACGTCGCGGGCGCGCGCTTCCTGGACAACGAAACCGAACTGGCCGGACCCCGCACCGGCCGCAACGGACGGCATCCGCTGCCGGACCGCGCGGCGCTGGCGGGCCTGATGGCTGCGCACGGCGTGCGGCCCGAGACGCTGGTCGTCGGATACGACGCCAGCGGGGGCCAGTTCGCCGCGCATCTGTGGTGGCTGCTGCGCTGGATCGGCCACGATCGCGTCGCCGTTCTGGATGGCGGTTGGCAAGCCTGGACGGCAGGCGGGTTGCCCGTCGAAAGCGGCCCGGCGCCACAGCCCGAGGCGCCGGCCCAGGCCGTCGTGCGGGCGCCGCTGGTGCAGGCCGTGGACGCCGACGCGGTCCTGGCCAACCTGCGAAGCAAGTCCTTTACGCTCGTCGACGCGCGCGCCGCCGCCCGCTACCGCGGGGAAGTGGAGCCCATCGACCCGGAAGCGGGCCGCATCCCGGGTGCGCTGAACCGGCCCTACACCGACAACCTTGAGGCGGACGGCCGCTTCAAGTCGCCGGCGCAATTGCGGCAGGAGTTCATCGCCGTCATTGGGGATCGTCCCCCCGAATCCATCGTTCACCAGTGCGGATCCGGCATTACGGCATCTGCGAACCTCTTCGCCATGGAAGTCGCCGGCCTTGGCGGCTCGCGGCTCTACCCGGGTTCATGGAGCGAATGGATCAGCGACCCATCGCGGCCCAGGGAAAAGGGCTGACGGCTGCCCGATCGGGATTTCGCGGCAACGGGAAAGCGGCCGCTGCCGGGATATCGCCGCACGGGCAGGCGGGCCGGTCCCGAAAAATCGGGGGCCGGGGCCGCCGCCCAGTCGAAAAGTCGCGGAGGCGATAACCGGCCCGGTTGAAAAAAATCGCGGGCCGGCTATCCGGCCCAGCCAAAAAATCGCGGGCCGGATAGCCGGCCCGCGGTGCTGTCGCAGCGAAGCTCCAGAAAGCGCCGCCGGTGCGGCGCGGCCCAGCGTCACGGGTGCGGATCGGTTTCTTCCATGATGCGCCGGTACCACTCGTGGAAGTGCTGCATGCCGTCTTCCATGGGCGACTGGTACGGCCCCGCTTCGGTAACGCCGCGCTCCATCAAGGCCTTGCGGCCGGCGTCCATCCGTTCGGCGATTTCGTCGTCCTCTTTCGCGGTTTCCATGTAAGCGGCCTGTTGCGCTTCCACGAATTCGCGTTCGAAGGCGGCGATCTCTTCGGGATAGTAGAACTCGACCACATTCACGGTGTCCTGCGGGCCGCGGGGATGCAGCGTCGAAAGGACCAGCACGTGCGGGTAGACCTCGATCATGTGCGTCGGGAAGTACGTGGCCCAGATCGCGCCGAAATCCGGCGCCTGCCCCTGCCGGTAATCCAGCAGCCGGTCATGCCACGCACGGTAGACGTCCGATCCCGGATTGGCCAGAGCCTGATGGACGCCGACGCGCTGC
The sequence above is a segment of the Bordetella genomosp. 9 genome. Coding sequences within it:
- a CDS encoding L-serine ammonia-lyase, giving the protein MAVSVFDLFKIGIGPSSSHTVGPMRAALLFAQGLQRDGLLPRVASVRAELYGSLGATGKGHGTDKGVMLGLMGEAPDTVDPSAIAGMLQAVRASRVLPLLGQHRVPFIEKEHLLFYRREAMAEHPNGMKFHAFDADGASLRESRYLSVGGGFVVTAGASNTQVIAAHDQLPFPFRTGRELLEMAADSGLSVAGLMMRNEQVWRTEDEVRAGLDRIWEVMQQCVARGCGQDNPDADGELPGPLRVRRRAPELYRSLTQRAERTLSDPLSVMDWVNLYAIAVNEENAAGGRVVTAPTNGAAGIIPAVLHYYDRFVPGASRAGIHDFLLTAAAIGLLYKFNASISGAEVGCQGEVGVACSMAAGGLAAVLGGTVSQVENAAEIGMEHNLGLTCDPVGGLVQIPCIERNAMASIKAVNAARMALRGDGHHYVSLDSVIKTMRETGADMKTKYKETARGGLAVNIVEC
- the htpX gene encoding protease HtpX, with product MKRIVLFVLTNLAVMLVLSATLRILGIDRYLTMNGLNVSQLLVFSVVVGFTGAIISLLMSKSMAKWSTGAQVIAPNAPRTQQEAWLLDTVHQLADRAGIGRPEVAIYEGPPNAFATGAFKNDALVAVSTGLLESMTEEEVTAVLGHEVAHIANGDMVTLTLIQGVVNTFVVFLARVVGYFIDKAVFRSERGIGPGYYITVIVCEILFGIVASIIVAWFSRQREYRADAGSAHLLGSRDPMIRALARLGGLESGPLPKSFEASGIAGGGAISALFASHPPIQSRIAALQRG
- a CDS encoding DMT family transporter, which translates into the protein MQALWMLLASLMFAIMGSCVKLATEHNASLSQVVLFRGLPSVVLLLVWARAARQSIVPSSWKLHVWRNVAGVSSMWLGFFALSHLPLATATSLTYTSPLFIAAWMLGWGGAQRDMVRIISVGLGFLGVIAVLRPSIGDDQWLAALLGLGAGGAAAVAMMQIRELGRIGEPEWRTVLFFSCAVSLSSAVGLFAEGWGGADATGYVALTGIGVAGLFGQLAMTRAFGLGSALLTAALQYTTIIFAAVLGMAFWHDHLDEIAWVGMGLIIAAGLLSIWRTMRETRAGSAAKKEKQA
- a CDS encoding sulfurtransferase, translating into MTGETAMRPAPLISASELAARLNDADVRVFDVRHDLGDFAAGRRQYEESHVAGARFLDNETELAGPRTGRNGRHPLPDRAALAGLMAAHGVRPETLVVGYDASGGQFAAHLWWLLRWIGHDRVAVLDGGWQAWTAGGLPVESGPAPQPEAPAQAVVRAPLVQAVDADAVLANLRSKSFTLVDARAAARYRGEVEPIDPEAGRIPGALNRPYTDNLEADGRFKSPAQLRQEFIAVIGDRPPESIVHQCGSGITASANLFAMEVAGLGGSRLYPGSWSEWISDPSRPREKG